The genomic stretch atctagttagtctatgattagacgatattagttaaatacaaacgaaattactacggtgtccattttgtaaaaaactttgcatctaaacaaggccttagatatgGTATTTTTCAAGAAAAAACATAGCCAATATAAATAATTGACACAAAACAACTTTAAGAAAATAAGATTATAGCAAAAACCAATCAGGTTCTCTCCTTATTTTGATCGCTCGCTGCCCACTGAGGCTTAAAAACACACTGGAAAAAAACACTACAAACACCCTTGCCATATTACAATTTGGAACAAAATCCAATATATACTAACCGCAAGCATGGTCTATATCTAGATATAACTTCCTAAACCATGGTATGGTTGAGTCTACTCCCCTTAATTATTTCTGTTGGTTCAATTTACCCCACAAGAAGATTTGTCCTTTTATTTCTCAATAATAAAATTGATTTTTAGTTTCATTTTTTTGAGGGGATAGCTAACACCATAATTTATGTTTTAAAATATGTCATAATTTCTAATGTTTATTTTGATAGATTATGACATATAATAAATAAATCAACACAAAAAAATAAACATAATGAAATAAAATTTATAatgtattttaaaataatttatgGTGTGCTATATCACCTCAAAGTCTCCAAGTTAAAATTCAACTTGTATgtatacaaaaataaaaacaaaaaacttgttAAGGGCTAAATTAGACTGACTGGATAGTTAAGGGCAAGTAAACCAAACTAAACATTAATTTTGACTGTTATCTGGACATAAGCATACTTATAGGTAGTATTTGAACTTTTTTCttacaattattataaaaaaaccTTGTATATTTAGAAAATATTAAGAATTTGTCAAGTGGCTAAGGTAAAAAAACGAGGTACTATGGTTAAGGTAGAGAAGAGAGTACTTGCGTTGAGTCAGTGTACTAATTGAGATATGAGGAGCCATATTGTATGTGGGTTATCATTCTTGTATCATAAGTGAAAGTAACTTGAAGCCATGAATAAAACTTACATGTGTTAAAAATGGTTCAAATCACATGTTGAAATTTGACTTGCTCAAGAAGAATGAGACAAAGATGGTTAAAACCCATACGGACAAATAAATGTCATATGAAGATATTGAAAATCCAAATGGTTGAAATAGATATATCATTATCGATCTTTAGTGTATCTATATTGTACTTTAAAGGGGATCATCTCAAGTGCTCAAACTAACAAAACCTCGAGGgctaacatgagagaaaacacATTCCACAACACTtatcctttttatcttttatcttgAGCTTATTTTTTGTGGGGGTGCATAGCTCTTTGAATAAGTTTTTTGCAAAGTCCAAAATCATCGAAACCAAAGTTCATAGAGAAAAGTTATGATGTTTTTCATGTGCGGGCATGTCAACGACTAGTCCTTTTAGCTCTAATGGCCAATTTTTGTGAGTGGGTATATATACCCATCTCACGTCTCTTGGAGAGTTTGATGATGTTCTTATGATCATAGAGAATATTCTAAGCCTTGTGAGAGCCCTTCCCATCCATCTCTTTCTAGGAGTGAGTAATTAGCGTGAGATTCAAGTACTGGGTTGAGAGGTTTCAAGTTGGTATTGAGTAAAATAGAGCAAACCAAACTTTAAACAATCGTCGGGTTTCACCAAACTTTCGTcaagcatttgttactcttgaagCTAACATCACATATATCTAATTTGAGGGGATACAAGGATGCGAATTTATGTGTGGGGTCATATCTTGACGGCTTCATCACCACACAACAAGGTGGCAACTTCAACTTAGCTCGGTGTTCAGCAGTGATAACATGTCCATATATACTTATGATAAACTTGTAAATTATGGGGAAAATAAATGAGAATTTGCAACAACAAAAAAGGGATTTATCCTTTACCTAAAGGCGTGTCAATCTATCCTGTTGTCTGAATTTGTTTTGCCTATGCAATTTGAGAATAAGGAATCTTTGAACTCTAAACTATTTTTGGCCATCTAACTATTGTCTGAATTTATTTTGCCTATGCAATTTGAGAATAAGGAATCTTTGAACTCTGAACTGTAAAAAATCAGACCAATCAGGAATCACACCtattatttatctatttatttataaaCAGTTATTAGTCGTAACTAatagagaaaaaaaatcttttttgAGGGTAAGGGATCATACTAGCTGTGATGCTTAAATAAATCTATGACTGTTTTTGGTAGCGTTTTGTGTGATCGCGTGGCACGACATGGAGCGTAGGAGCGCCTTAATCAAGCCCTTAGTTCATTCTCGTGTTCTCTCTCTTGAACATTGTCACAGTAAGCTAGCAGCACGCCGCGAtacatttgggccttgtttagttcaaaaaattttgtaaaatttttcagattcaccgtcacattaaatctgtagacgcatgcataaagtattaaatatagacgaaaataaaaactaattacacagtttggtcagaattgacgagacgaatcttttgagtctagttagtatatgaatacaaacgaaagtggtactattcctattttgtaatttttttttaactaaacgaggccttggTAGGATTTTTGGCTTCTCTTGGCCGAAAACACGATGTCACGATCCCAAACACGTACGTGTTGCAGCATACCAACAAAGTCTATTAAATAGACAATGCCGTAAAAAAAACACCATCTTCCCTTGAAGAACCGATAATAACACATTCAGAATAAAGAAGCTCAAGATCCAACTAATTCTCTGTGCTAACAAACAAAAGCATATTGGCTCTGTTGACACAGGATGTATCTCTTTGCTTTGGTCTCAAATTTATCTGGTGCCAGGGATGAACctccattttttttaattattaaataaatggagATCTCTGCTCGGTTGAACGAAGAGATAAACGGAGGATCTACCCTGTCTTCTCTATCTCGTACCAAAAGCATCCAGCTGTTGGTCAAATGTGTGTGTAGTGCTACCCAAGCAGCAATATTGCCAACAATTCATTCCAAGCCTCAAGCAAAGTGATCGATCGCAGCATCATCATTCTACTTAGTATACTAACTAAAGCCCCTTCTCGTCTGCTCGCATTTCACGCCCCTCCGGTTGGCTTGAAGCCTCAAACTACTCGGGCGGAGACACTCAGAGAGGCTCCAGTGCAGGATGATGCGTGGCCGCGGTCCGCGGATCCGAACGAACGCGGATGCATCCACAAGGGGCGCCTTGCGTCGCCAGCGTGCCGTGGCACAGGCGCACAGCACCGCACGCATGAGCCTGTTTCCTCGTGACGCCCGGCGACCCAACGAATTGGCGGAATTGGCTTTGTGCCCCCTTCCCAACAACCCTCCTATCCTACCTGCCCCCGCTCCGCTCGTCTTTGATCTCGGGCCTTTTACATATTTACCATCATAACGATTGCCTCTCACCtgattatcacttttataatATGCCTTTTATATATTTACCATCTTTAAGCGATAACTCTCACCTGACGATGCTGCCCCTGGCCTCATTTTCTTCTAAACACAGCAGCATAAAAACCCCTCTATTGATAAAAAAAACACAGCAACATATAAAAAAAACACAGCAGATCCTTGTGTTATGTTGCTGTCTGTGTGCAAATGAAATATGTTGCTGTGTTTTTTTATCAATAGAGGGGTTTTTATGCTGCTGTGGGGCAGCATCGTCATTTCGCCTGCCCATGCTGAGTCAGCACCACCATGTCAGTCGGTCTGGGCTGCCACATGTGCAAATGTGGTCTAAATGTAAGAGTTATCGCTTAAAGATGGTAAATATGTATGGCACATTATAAGAGTGATAATCGGGTGAGAGGCAACCgttatctctactataattgaaatcttcttcAGGCAATTTCACCTgcaagatcaacgactcacagcACATATCCTACAGATTTAACGGCCCAGATTATAAGTATGTTCACGAACTTACACACCCTCAGCCTCGCGTCAATCACACATCACACAAATTCACCACGCGTGTGGCTCCGTCGCCCGCCACGAGCGCGACCACATCTCACCCAGCCGCCGCTGCCCGCCCTGGTGCTGCGCCGCCCGCCTCGCCCGCCGGAGCTGCGTCAGCCCGCTCGCCCGCCCGTCCTCGCAGCGCGCTGCCCGACCATCGCCCGCCACCCGTTGCCTGGCGCGCCTCCCGCCGCGAGTGCGACATCCGCCGTGAGCTCGGCCGCAGCTCACCCGGCCGCCGCTGCTCGGCCACCGCCCGCCGCCCGGCGCGGCAGCGCGTCAAGCCGGGTAGGTGTCCCTGTCCTTCACCTCCGCTTGTGTCGTGGTCCGATCGGCCGAATGCTTTGCTGACCGCTCTCCTGATTTGGCTTTTGTGGTTTGTGGCTCTAGATCTGGAGAGGGGTACACGATCGCCGGCCACGTCAAGATCGATGGTAAGTGATCCAGCTCCCGCTGAATTCGGCCGTTTCCGTATTTAGGTTGTTGCAGGTGCCTAGGTTTGCAGCGTTTAGGGATTGTGTAAGTGTAACTCGGTTCTAAATTAGTTGCGCCTTATATTGTGCTGGGGTCGATCTTTTAGAATGCTCCGAGATCTCAATTTATTGCTCTTTTTTGTTGCTGGATGTGTATGTATTTTGTGTGGATTCCAAACAATTCATTTATCTAAGCTGCACATTGAAGCAGTTTCGATTGCTAGGAAATTAGAGGTATGCAAGCATTCAGTGACTGTTGAACTTATTCAAATTGATGAGGTCCTGTTGTTCATTGGTTTTGGGATCTTCCATGGTAAACTATTTTGCAAAGTTTTAGCTAAATTTATAGCTCACAAACTTAAGTACAGCCCTGAATTGTGCAAGTGTGCGTGCTGTTCCTGTTGTGTGGTGTTTAATGCAACTGAAATGAATCACCAGCTGTGTTCTGTGCAAAAAAAAAGGGGAGTATACAGATACAGATGTAGAAATTCTGAAGTTGACATGATTTCTGCTAATGTCAGAAGGGCATCCATGCAAATAGAAACTTTTTATCATGTTCACTTTGTAAAACTGGTAGAGAGAAGAATTTTCTGATTTGGGTTTGATTAATTACGAGAAAGTTTTGTGTTCATTTTGCAAATAGCCCCAGGAAAAAAAAACCACGCTTATGGTGATTTTACCAAGTTAGAATACTAAATTGTTGAAGATAGATCTTTTTTTGACTTGACAAATAAAATAGCGACTTGCTAAAACTAATGATTGTCAAATAAATCTTCATATCATAGCAGTAAAGGGGGTGGCTGCTGCTTTCTTGACCATGGTGGCATAGCAAGCGGATCCCATACCAACTTGAGAAGATTCTTGTTTTTTTCTATGCTGCATTTGATTGTTCTATCTATTTTATCTTCCATAGTTTCTGCTTCAGATTAGTAAAGAAGTAGTATCATGTCAATGACTTTAGTATTTGCATGAGTTTATTCATGTAGTATGTTATTTCACTTGAATAACAGAACCAGTTTGATGTGAGAATAGATGGGGCTCATTAGCTTTTTTCAGTCTAATTCACCAGATTGTCAGATCAATTTATCAAGACTTGAAATGGTCTCAGTTTGAATATTTGTGCAATACAATTATATAAATTGCTTATAGTAAAATACTCTATCAGGTGATTGCTAAGTTTTGACATGGTAAATGTGTTCCTGAATTATAAAAGTTGGTGCTAATTTAGTCTTCAATATTCAGGCCTTAATTTGTGATTTTGCTCCTGGTTCAGTATTCAAGATTGAAAATTTGTTGAAACTTTGATGAACTTAGCAGCGTGAGCACCAGCCAAAAATGGAGAGAATATAATGTTACACACTAGAATGCCAACTTTATATGCACCCTTAATTCGTGATGGGAGAATAAATAAATTCTATCTGTATGTTCTTCTATCGGTAGCAGTTTTGTACAATGATCTAGACCATCTGAAACTTCTGAACAGGAGTATTTTAATTTCCCTTTAGCCTTGTGTATAATTTAGTGTTTGCTTGACTTCTTGGCATTGCGTGATAGACTGAAGATAGGTGCCTGATTTTGTCAggcattttttgttttattattccTTTATTTGATCTCtacaattttgtttttcttgctTGTTTGTCCAGTAAAGCAGGTATACGCCTACACTAACTACAATCAAGTATCTCATTTTTTATGGACTTGTTACCAAGGTTACAAGACAAATGATGGACATTTGTAGATCAGCTGTGTTTCTCAACTTTTCTACATAGCATTTGTTAAAACCAAATATATGTTCTCAAATGAAGCACCGTAATTTTCATATAGACTTTTTTGTTAGTGGGGTAGGTTTCTTTTTTagttttatgatttattttagttttgtaattttttttaaatgtcACCGTAGCGTTAGTACGGACAATATACTAGTGATGGTAAATATGTAAAAGTCACTTTGATCTCTCCACTCCTCTTCTCCCTTCTCCCAAACTCGTCCTCGCGGCCTCGTCCTCGCCTCATCGCCCTAGTCCCCGTCCCCCATCCAAATCAGGCGCAAGAGCCGAGCGGCGGCCTCCACCCTCCAGCCCACTGGCCACTACCCACGTCTCGTCGGCAAAAAAATTGGTCCCCCTGCTCCTGCCGGTTTCTGGTTGGTGATGAGGCGGTGAGTAAAGGCGTCTGGGGCTGCCTTTCTTCCGTGCGGCCATGGAGCGGATGGCGAGGCGGCAATCGCTGCATGGGAGGAAGTGAGTCCGTGAGGCATCAACTCAAATCTCTCGGCTTTCTCAGGAGTCAGGACTCAGGACTCAGGCTGGCAAGCAAGCACTCTTCCAGTTCCAGACCAGGTAGATTTTTCTTTCTCATCAGAGGAAGCCCCTAATCTAGCTGTGGGACTTAAGCCTCACATAAGTGATGAGTCTATTTTCTCCATTCTCTTTTATAAAACACACACACATAGACAGATTcaaacttttattttttaacTAATAATTTGACTAACAATTTATTACCTAATACAATTAGATTTATAATTaatatattatctaattatcatAATAACTTTATAAACATAAACAATACAATACtccttcaatcataaattataaGCTATTTTTAATGTTTTGAAGTGTTGAAATatcctaagtttgaccaaatttatatagtataaaataataatatttatatgatgtcataaatctttgtaattttttctacAATTTTAGTTAAATCTGATATATTTTGATTCTCTAAAaaattagaatgacttatagaaTGAAGCATTGTTTATAATCTTCCGCTATAGCTTTTTGAGCAAGGTCCCACTTTGTGTTCATATATAATTTAGCTGTTATATCCACTATAATCCGATATAGCTCCAATATTAACTATTTTAAAGATATACCGCTAAACACTTTAGTCCACTACAAATTATTGTAAAATACATGTTTCttgtatttttttagaaaaaaaaactaattactatAAAATTCCTGTGAAATCCCTACATTTCAAAAGGGTCCGAAATGATTATAAAAAAAAGTCAGGTGTAGTTATTTGAAAGAACGTGTAACGTGAAACCGCCTCTTATAAAAGGAGATGGAAGGTGTAGTTAGCATAGCGTGTTGGGTCCCAGTCGGTCCGCAACAACGCCGGTGCTCTATGCGTTGCAGATGCATACCTGCGCATCTTCAGGTCCTGTTTGGAacgtgagttttttttttttaaaaaaaaactacatTCTTTATCAGATTAAACTGAATTTTAGTTAAATTTCTAAATAATCTCGTGCGAAATTCCCACGGGATATCCACATTCTTACGACGTACTCCTACTACATCTCCAACTCTTTTCACCCAAACAGGACAACACCGACTCTGAACTCATGAAGCAGTTCTCTGAGGACCaaaattggaaatccactcTTTTCTCGGCTACCGCGCGTCTGTGCGCACGTCCCTAGTACTTGCCGCAAAAGAGAAAGAGCAACGAGCAGCTTCGTGAGGCAGGCACAGTGTCacaccagggccttgtttaggccttgtttagttcgcaaaaattttcaagattccccgtcacatcgaatctttaatcacatgcatgcagcattaaataaagataaaaataaaaactaattacacagtttatctgaaatttgtgagatgaatcttttgagcctagttacttcgtggttggacaatgtttgtcaaataaaaacgaaagtgctacagtagccaaaaacccaaaattttgccaactaaacaaggcatagtttcaaaaaaaattgcaaaacaggtactgtagcactttcgtttgtttatgataaaaattgtccaatcatggattaactaggctgaaaagattcatctcatcaattccgaccaaactatgcaattagtttttatttttgtctatatttaatacttcatgcatgcgtctaaagattcgatgtgacgagaaatctgaaaaattttgcaaaatttgttgggaagtaaacaaggcccagatcTACCACCATAGTACACACCAAGGGAAATGCGGAAATCATCATTCCAACTCCACTCCGTGCAGTACAAAAGGCAACGGAACGGCAAGCCCGTCGCACATCCTATCAAGCTTTTCTGACCAGTTCTAACAAACACCAAAACGCATCACGCATACTCGTCTTGCTTGCAGATCTTTGCCGCTATAAAACAGATCCTGCAGCACACGCGAACATTACACTTGAAAACATTGAAAGAAGAATATGGATCTCCTTCAGTGACCATCACGAACACCTAAATAAATCGGTAAGTCGCTGCTAATATGCCCCCGTGGAACCGCTGTTGTTTTTCCACCTTGTCCAGAGCAGGACTTCCAGCGTGATGATGGTGATCAGAAGGATGGCCAGGTTGAAACCGTAGCCGATCTTCCAAGAGTTGCCTGCGCCGCCGACCTTGATCCCGAGCACAATGTTGATGGCTGCAAAGAAGAGGGCGAGCCTGCCGACCCAGTGGTGGTACCAGTTCCAGAACTTGCGGTACTTGGAGTCCTTATTGGGCCTCAGGAAAATTGCCAGGATCTGAAGAAAGTAGACAGACATTCAGATCCGCGTAGCATGTCTATTCTATGTTGAAAATGCTGGTCTTAGAGTACTACTTGTAGTGCAAATTGTTATGGGAAAAGCTTTAACACTTGGACACAGCTACAAAACTACCGTTTATGTTCTGGAAAAAACTAAACTGCAATGACTTTGTATAAGTACTACATGGCATGATTTCAGCTGCACAGAAGCAGAAAGCACATACCTGCAAAATGCCTAGCACAAGCACAAATATGCCAAGGCCCCTATGGGCCGGGACGTCGGCTTGGATCTTGTTGTACAATGATACTCCAGCCACAACGCCGGCCAGACCCAGGATGAATCCCACGAACTGGATACCGGCATGGAGGTAGAACCAGAGGGGGTCCCATCTCCTGCAGTACCTTGCAACAATGGCACCAATTGGCAGGAGCACACCCCACGCGAACAAGTTGAGCGCCCCATGGGTCCTTTTCAGACCGTCCGGGAAGGATGATGAGCTTGAAGCGCTGCCTGAAAACAACCAAAGTTTGTTGTTTTTGTTCAGTTAGAAGAATGATTTGGTGATTGGGATGTCAGAGCAGAAGTGCATTCGTCAGTTGCTTTGTTTGTCATTTGTCTGAACTATGGTTCTCTGATTTGAGAAGCATAGTAGATCAGATCACACAGGATTGCACAAGCGCTTCGCAATTGTTCAAATGACTATGTGCTCATAAAGCAGACCTAAACTTAAGATCTTACTTTGTCATGGTCTCATggactgattttttttttctcagagTAAAAGGCCTAGGCAGGCGGCACTAGAATGAACAATGAAGCAATCAAACAGACCTGTGGTGAAATCAAACACGATGGCGGTCTTGTCCTGGTGCTCGGAGAGGTGGTCGTTGACGGGGATGGCGgagccaatggcgaagagcacgTTCTGGCTCTTGAGCGGCTCGGTGAAGCTGAGCTGGAAGGCGAGGTAGATCTTGGCCTGCTGCACGAGCACGGTGGGCTTGTGGTGGTCGCTGGAGGCGAGGAAGCCCTGGTCCGCCACCACCTTGGAGGGGGTCTTGCCCTCCAGCGAGAAGGGCTTGATGTGCGGGACGCCTGTCTTGCCCATCCACCCCACCATGGCGCTCGAGCCCACCATGAGGCCGTTCTTGGAGAACCCCATCCCCACCCACCCTGTGCTGTACATGGTCGACAGCACCACCCGCAGCACGTTGTCCTTGCCCTGCGCGTACTGCAGTCCAAGGAATAGCAGAGGAGTTTCAGTGAGGGCAAAGTGGGAGCGCGCGGCCGGCGCCGGCCGCACCGGAACGCCACGGATCTAGCGCCAGGAGGCAAGAATCTCGCGGATCGTAGCAATGGCGGGAGGTACTACATACCCGGAGCACGAAGTTGTTCCAGACGGGGGCGCAGGCGAGCCCCGAGAAGTTGCCGGCAAGCTGAGCCGGCAGCTCGTCGTCGCAGGTCGCCTGCGCCATCACCGCCAGAGCGAGGACGGCGAGCGCGACGAGCAGCGTGGCGGCGGACGCGCGCCCCATGGCCATCTTCGCCGAGGGAGGGAGACGGCCGTCGACGCCGACACGCGAGAACCAGTACAGCTACGCGGCTACGCCTCCGTATCAACTGCGACGTGCCAACCACCGCTGCTAGCTTGGGAGTTGTGGGTACGTGCTGGTGTCCGGGTGGGCAGCTGCGACCTGGATGCTGCTTGCGATTGTGCTTATGATATTGGCATGTTGCTACTGCCGGTGAGCTGTTCTTGCGAGAATCTCCTGCGAGCAAGTGTCGCTAATCGCTAGATCTAGAACGAACAGTCAAAAGGGATCCATGTGTGTGCACCTGCACCGTGCACGCACTGCTCTAGTGGAGCTTTCTTGGGTTGAGCTAACCTTGTCTTCATGtgatcttttttttaagtgcaaTGTTTTATTCTGGTTTAGGCTGAACTAAGAAACTTTCCTACTGAAAATTTGAAGCCCTCGGTGTGGAGATGTACTCTGGAACATCCTAAAACGAAAATTAAGAATGTGTTTTGGACTATTTTGCTCCGAATTTTTCAGCTCTACTTTCAAATTAGCTACATAGCTCAGCTCCACAGACACAGCCCTAGGAAAACCGAGGAGACCTGGGGTGGGGGTGTTGGAGatggctatgtaatttgtttttttaaatagtttttaaaaacctctcccgacatccttccgatacattcgatgtgacatccaaaaggttttcatctccaatctaaacaggaccTAATTTTATGTTTTTGAGCGATTCTCCTTCCCTAGGTAATTCAATACATTTGGTTTCTTCCTTCTCAAGTACGCTCTCTTTCTAACCTTTCTTCTCCCCCTAGCACCCCCTAGCCTGAGCCACCACTATACCTTTTGTGGCCACCACAGGTACTCCTTCGACAATGTGATAGATGGAATAGATATATATGATAATCATAAATTAGACAAAACTTTTTTTCCAATCCCGAATATCATCTCTTGGTTGCCCACAAAGCTCAATTGGCTATCATGGCAGCCATTAGTCGTGGAGGGCCTTCTTTGTTGGCGTCGAGGAGTGGACGTACCTTGGCCTAGTCTTCCACCACTAGTCTAGGTCTCATTGTT from Sorghum bicolor cultivar BTx623 chromosome 3, Sorghum_bicolor_NCBIv3, whole genome shotgun sequence encodes the following:
- the LOC8068020 gene encoding cytochrome b561 and DOMON domain-containing protein At3g61750, whose protein sequence is MAMGRASAATLLVALAVLALAVMAQATCDDELPAQLAGNFSGLACAPVWNNFVLRYAQGKDNVLRVVLSTMYSTGWVGMGFSKNGLMVGSSAMVGWMGKTGVPHIKPFSLEGKTPSKVVADQGFLASSDHHKPTVLVQQAKIYLAFQLSFTEPLKSQNVLFAIGSAIPVNDHLSEHQDKTAIVFDFTTGSASSSSSFPDGLKRTHGALNLFAWGVLLPIGAIVARYCRRWDPLWFYLHAGIQFVGFILGLAGVVAGVSLYNKIQADVPAHRGLGIFVLVLGILQILAIFLRPNKDSKYRKFWNWYHHWVGRLALFFAAINIVLGIKVGGAGNSWKIGYGFNLAILLITIITLEVLLWTRWKNNSGSTGAY